A stretch of Pseudoclavibacter chungangensis DNA encodes these proteins:
- a CDS encoding PCC domain-containing protein: MKSRLLHQDGETRTYLLVMDAGDEACAEITAFARDRGIRGATVTAIGAVDEATLGVFAAELGGFWLKHFDEQLEIASFIGDIATGSEGPTLHAHAVLGGRDCVAYAGHAEALHVNPTMEVVLTESPAHLVKRLDPSSGLAVIAIDETRADDVPSESRTTPPVPRGINHIGLTVPDLEAATRFLVDAFGAKVAYDGLLRSDPPRSGAEVEAQLGLPPGARIIVQRMIVIGTGPGLEVFEVETDERQGPAGLADIGWGHVALLVDDIDASLARAVEAGGEALDEPHGNSRHEDTPGNASIYVRAPWGSIFELQSLPNGHWYGPGSETEVWTP, encoded by the coding sequence GTGAAGAGCAGGCTGCTGCACCAGGACGGCGAGACGAGGACGTACCTCCTCGTCATGGATGCCGGGGATGAGGCGTGTGCCGAGATCACGGCCTTCGCTCGTGACCGCGGGATCCGCGGAGCCACCGTCACGGCGATCGGTGCCGTCGACGAGGCGACGCTCGGCGTGTTCGCGGCGGAGCTCGGCGGCTTCTGGCTCAAGCACTTCGACGAGCAGCTCGAGATCGCCTCGTTCATCGGCGACATCGCGACCGGTTCGGAGGGCCCGACGCTGCACGCGCACGCGGTGCTCGGTGGACGCGATTGTGTGGCCTATGCCGGACACGCGGAGGCGCTGCATGTCAACCCGACCATGGAGGTCGTGCTCACGGAGTCGCCCGCACATCTCGTGAAGCGACTCGATCCGTCCTCCGGACTCGCGGTCATCGCGATCGACGAGACGCGCGCGGACGACGTGCCGTCCGAATCGCGGACGACGCCGCCGGTACCGCGCGGCATCAACCACATCGGCCTCACGGTGCCCGATCTCGAGGCGGCGACCCGCTTCCTCGTCGACGCGTTCGGGGCGAAGGTCGCGTACGACGGGCTCCTGCGATCGGATCCGCCGCGCAGCGGTGCCGAGGTCGAGGCGCAGCTCGGGCTGCCGCCGGGCGCACGGATCATCGTGCAGCGCATGATCGTCATCGGCACGGGACCGGGTCTCGAGGTCTTCGAGGTGGAGACCGACGAACGGCAGGGCCCCGCCGGGCTCGCCGACATCGGTTGGGGCCACGTCGCGCTCCTCGTCGACGACATCGACGCGTCGCTCGCGCGAGCGGTGGAGGCGGGCGGGGAGGCGCTGGACGAGCCGCACGGCAACTCCCGCCACGAGGACACCCCGGGGAATGCGAGCATCTACGTCCGCGCGCCGTGGGGATCGATCTTCGAGCTGCAGTCGCTCCCGAACGGCCACTGGTACGGGCCGGGGAGCGAGACGGAGGTGTGGACCCCCTGA
- a CDS encoding ABC transporter permease yields the protein MLGTMRARLRVLGGSARAQLPALVITLIIAVVGPLFVASYSLAMANPTPHGVPVATVGPDDRVQLATGVLDADGAEMFRLDRFDDTADAIDALARVDVYAVIDLSTTPATLTVSSAAGVSVARVVEQYVPGLETALGEQVTIVDAHPLAPRDPDGLALFYLALGATILGFVGAIQTRVNAPGLTLRGEITWDVIRSAVVALLMTLVIGPFLGIEQFPVLLVWPVLAMNMLAAALVYSFWRVSIGGRWALLPTWIMFVVIANPSSGGAVAPELLPPFYEIMGRWLPTGATVRIVRDVTYFPGVMPLEPLLVLAAWCIVSLLAFTIVRFHRQGAGPAPTARPAASSASSAPADDVPDPGDVRVEDAATAGPDPDSAVPPKNGRNETNEG from the coding sequence GTGCTGGGAACGATGCGCGCGAGGCTTCGGGTGCTCGGGGGCTCGGCGCGCGCGCAGTTGCCGGCGCTCGTCATCACGCTCATCATCGCGGTCGTCGGCCCGCTCTTCGTCGCGTCGTACAGTCTCGCGATGGCGAACCCGACGCCCCACGGCGTCCCCGTCGCCACGGTCGGCCCCGATGATCGCGTGCAGCTCGCGACCGGCGTCCTCGACGCCGACGGGGCCGAGATGTTCCGACTCGACCGTTTCGACGACACGGCGGACGCGATCGACGCGCTCGCTCGCGTCGACGTCTACGCGGTGATCGACCTGTCGACGACGCCCGCCACGCTCACGGTCTCGAGCGCGGCCGGCGTCTCGGTCGCCCGCGTCGTCGAACAGTACGTGCCGGGGCTCGAGACGGCGCTGGGGGAGCAGGTCACGATCGTCGACGCGCACCCGCTCGCACCCCGTGACCCGGACGGGCTCGCACTGTTCTACCTCGCGCTCGGTGCCACGATCCTCGGATTCGTCGGTGCCATCCAGACGCGCGTGAACGCGCCCGGGCTGACCCTGCGCGGGGAGATCACGTGGGACGTGATCCGCTCGGCCGTCGTCGCGCTCCTCATGACGCTCGTGATCGGCCCGTTCCTCGGGATCGAGCAGTTCCCCGTCCTCCTCGTCTGGCCCGTGCTCGCGATGAACATGCTCGCGGCCGCGCTCGTCTACAGCTTCTGGCGGGTCTCGATCGGGGGACGCTGGGCGCTCCTGCCGACCTGGATCATGTTCGTCGTCATCGCGAACCCCTCATCGGGTGGCGCCGTCGCGCCCGAACTCCTGCCCCCGTTCTACGAGATCATGGGGCGCTGGCTGCCGACGGGCGCGACCGTGCGGATCGTCCGCGACGTGACCTACTTCCCGGGCGTCATGCCGCTCGAGCCCCTGCTCGTGCTCGCCGCGTGGTGCATCGTCTCCCTGCTCGCATTCACGATCGTGCGCTTTCATCGGCAGGGCGCCGGGCCGGCCCCGACCGCGAGGCCCGCCGCCTCGAGCGCATCCTCGGCGCCGGCCGACGACGTGCCGGACCCGGGCGACGTCCGCGTCGAGGACGCGGCGACCGCGGGCCCGGATCCGGATTCCGCGGTGCCACCGAAGAACGGTCGGAACGAGACGAACGAGGGGTGA
- a CDS encoding potassium transporter Kup, with protein sequence MDSASNRTPRADAGGTSTAARRPPRASLLLVGALGVVFGDIGTSPLYAMQTLFSADHNAVRPSHEHVTGIISLVVWALIVVVTIKYVAFVLRADHNGEGGILSLATLLSRNLTAGKLPKAAAAVTIAGIIGSCFFFGDSVITPAISVMSAVEGLRVAVPSLPDLVVPVAIGILVVLFAVQRFGSGRVGRVFGPVMLLWFVVIAALGLPHIIARPEVLVALLPVPGIRFLVAEPLIALVAMGAVVLVVTGAEALYADIGHFGRRPIQHAWLFVVLPALLVNYLGQGALILTHPEAVANPFFLLAPAWATLPVTILSIVATIIASQSVITGSFSVAKQAMRLGYLPPMTIRRTSSLTSGQIYMPAVNWVLFAAVITVVLVFRSSTSLASAYGLAVTTTFVITTMLFVVFARRVWGWPRWTLVVTVAVLSVFELTFLLANLAKILNGGWLPVLIGIVLLTVMTTWRHGRAVIGVRRRAAEGTLDELLGGLRDEPPRRAPGTVVFPHASTRTAPLALRLNLELNGVLHERTVIARVATVDVPHVAPERRVRVEDLEPNVPGIERVTIRFGFMDTHDVPEALCHGGPRLAVETGDLANAEYVLSRTRIVAPRGWAPRALRARLFVALTRIASSPAQHYHLPLDRTVELRVRVAL encoded by the coding sequence GTGGATTCCGCATCGAATCGAACCCCCCGCGCCGACGCGGGTGGGACCTCGACCGCCGCACGCCGACCCCCTCGCGCGTCGCTCCTCCTCGTCGGTGCGCTCGGTGTCGTGTTCGGCGACATCGGGACGAGCCCGCTCTATGCGATGCAGACGCTGTTCTCGGCGGACCACAACGCGGTGCGACCCTCGCACGAGCACGTGACGGGCATCATCTCGCTCGTCGTCTGGGCGCTCATCGTGGTGGTCACGATCAAGTACGTCGCCTTCGTGCTCCGCGCGGACCACAACGGCGAGGGCGGCATCCTGTCGCTCGCGACCCTCCTGTCCCGCAACCTCACCGCCGGGAAGCTCCCGAAAGCGGCCGCCGCGGTCACGATCGCCGGCATCATCGGTTCGTGCTTCTTCTTCGGTGACAGCGTCATCACCCCGGCGATCTCGGTCATGTCCGCGGTCGAGGGGCTCCGGGTCGCCGTGCCGTCCCTCCCCGATCTCGTCGTGCCGGTCGCGATCGGGATCCTCGTCGTGCTGTTCGCGGTGCAGCGCTTCGGTTCGGGACGTGTCGGTCGCGTCTTCGGCCCCGTCATGCTGCTCTGGTTCGTCGTGATCGCGGCGCTCGGTCTACCGCACATCATCGCGAGGCCCGAGGTGCTCGTCGCGCTGCTCCCCGTCCCTGGCATCCGCTTCCTCGTCGCGGAGCCGCTCATCGCGCTCGTCGCGATGGGTGCGGTCGTGCTCGTCGTGACGGGTGCCGAAGCGTTGTACGCCGACATCGGCCACTTCGGCCGGCGGCCGATCCAGCACGCCTGGCTGTTCGTCGTGCTCCCCGCGCTCCTCGTCAACTATCTCGGGCAGGGCGCGCTCATCCTCACGCACCCCGAGGCGGTCGCGAATCCCTTCTTCCTGCTCGCCCCCGCGTGGGCGACCCTGCCCGTCACGATCCTGTCCATCGTCGCGACGATCATCGCCTCGCAATCGGTCATCACGGGGTCGTTCTCCGTCGCGAAGCAGGCGATGCGTCTCGGCTACCTGCCCCCCATGACGATCCGTCGCACGTCGTCGCTCACGTCGGGTCAGATCTACATGCCCGCCGTCAACTGGGTGCTCTTCGCCGCGGTCATCACGGTCGTCCTCGTGTTCCGCAGCTCCACGAGCCTCGCCTCCGCGTACGGTCTCGCGGTCACGACGACCTTCGTCATCACGACGATGCTGTTCGTCGTGTTCGCGCGCCGCGTGTGGGGATGGCCGCGCTGGACGCTCGTCGTGACGGTCGCGGTCCTGTCGGTCTTCGAGTTGACGTTCCTGCTCGCGAACCTCGCGAAGATCCTCAACGGCGGCTGGCTGCCCGTCCTCATCGGCATCGTGCTCCTCACGGTCATGACGACCTGGCGTCACGGTCGCGCCGTGATCGGCGTGCGGCGCCGGGCGGCCGAGGGAACGCTCGACGAGCTCCTCGGCGGGCTCCGCGACGAGCCGCCCCGTCGGGCGCCGGGGACGGTCGTCTTCCCGCACGCCTCGACGCGGACCGCGCCGCTCGCTCTGCGCCTCAATCTCGAACTGAACGGCGTCCTGCACGAGCGAACGGTCATCGCCCGCGTCGCGACGGTCGACGTCCCCCACGTCGCCCCCGAACGACGGGTGCGCGTCGAGGACCTCGAACCGAACGTGCCGGGCATCGAACGCGTCACGATCCGCTTCGGATTCATGGACACGCACGACGTGCCCGAGGCACTGTGCCACGGTGGGCCGCGCCTCGCGGTCGAGACGGGTGACCTCGCGAACGCCGAGTACGTGCTCTCGCGCACGCGCATCGTGGCGCCGCGCGGCTGGGCACCGCGTGCCCTGCGCGCGCGGCTGTTCGTCGCCCTCACGCGGATCGCGAGCTCACCCGCGCAGCACTATCACCTGCCGCTCGACCGCACGGTCGAGCTCCGCGTCCGCGTCGCGCTCTGA
- a CDS encoding enoyl-CoA hydratase/isomerase family protein: protein MIELEISGDVAEVVLDAPARRNALGGDDLVALDAAYERAERAGVRALLLRGEGKAFCAGRDISGVDPATDDVDDYLDVRLAGLLRRMSAFPAPTFAAVHGACLGVGLGLAIASDVVYVAQGARIGSPFAALGATLDSGGHALFVERLGAHRTLDLVFTGELMTGEDAVRQGLFSRAVPDEQLLAFTRERVERVANGPTEAFNASKRLVAQVRDERVGLWTSIAAENRAQAALAATPDYVEGFAAFREKRSPTFRGARAHD from the coding sequence GTGATCGAACTCGAGATCTCCGGCGACGTCGCCGAGGTCGTCCTCGATGCTCCCGCACGCCGGAACGCCCTGGGCGGCGACGATCTCGTCGCGCTCGACGCCGCGTACGAGCGGGCCGAGCGGGCGGGCGTCCGCGCGCTCCTGCTGCGCGGCGAGGGCAAGGCGTTCTGTGCCGGGCGCGACATCTCCGGCGTCGATCCGGCGACGGACGACGTCGACGACTACCTCGACGTGCGGCTCGCGGGGCTCCTGCGCAGGATGAGCGCCTTCCCCGCGCCGACGTTCGCCGCCGTCCACGGCGCGTGCCTCGGTGTGGGCCTCGGGCTCGCGATCGCGAGTGACGTGGTCTACGTCGCACAGGGCGCGCGCATCGGCTCACCGTTCGCGGCGCTCGGCGCGACGCTCGACTCCGGTGGGCACGCGCTGTTCGTCGAGCGCCTCGGCGCGCATCGCACGCTCGATCTCGTGTTCACGGGGGAACTCATGACGGGCGAGGACGCCGTCCGACAGGGACTCTTCAGCAGAGCGGTGCCGGACGAGCAGCTCCTCGCCTTCACCCGTGAACGGGTGGAACGCGTCGCGAACGGTCCGACCGAGGCGTTCAATGCCTCGAAACGGCTCGTCGCCCAGGTCCGCGACGAGCGCGTCGGGCTGTGGACCTCGATCGCCGCGGAGAACCGCGCACAGGCGGCGCTCGCGGCGACCCCGGACTACGTCGAGGGTTTCGCCGCGTTCCGCGAGAAGCGCTCCCCGACGTTCCGGGGCGCGCGCGCCCACGACTGA
- the paaE gene encoding 1,2-phenylacetyl-CoA epoxidase subunit PaaE has translation MDTTLDGTGDGAGPTTRRRAAFHPLTVRDVRRLTDAAIEVTFDVPDALQDEYDYVAGQYIALRTELDGQQVRRSYSICAEPRPGEIRIAIKRDLGGLFSNWANDELAPGHVIEVMNPQGAFVSKHRLTSLNSPGVLSEELVARGERHFVGVAAGSGITPVIAIARSVLANEDTTMDLVYANRAASDVMFLEDLADLKDRYPSRLALHHVLSREQRISPMHSGRVDAEKLGMLLEHVIRVGQVDEWFLCGPFELVQLVRDELAARDVDSDRVRFELFSTGQPGEGAQRSTGRPVVSDPEGDNVEIDFVLDGLSGQVTSPRSARETILNAALRVRPDVPFACAGGVCGTCRAKVTAGTVEMAENYALEADDVERGYVLTCQSRPTSDAVTVDFDV, from the coding sequence ATCGACACGACGCTCGACGGAACCGGCGACGGCGCCGGTCCGACGACGAGGCGGCGCGCCGCCTTCCACCCGCTGACCGTCCGCGATGTGCGTCGCCTCACCGACGCCGCGATCGAGGTCACGTTCGACGTGCCCGACGCGCTGCAGGACGAGTACGACTACGTCGCGGGGCAGTACATCGCGCTGCGGACCGAACTCGACGGCCAGCAGGTCCGTCGCAGCTACTCGATCTGCGCCGAGCCGCGGCCGGGCGAGATCCGCATCGCGATCAAGCGCGACCTCGGTGGGCTCTTCTCGAACTGGGCGAACGACGAGCTCGCCCCCGGTCACGTCATCGAGGTCATGAACCCCCAGGGCGCGTTCGTGTCGAAGCATCGCCTGACGAGCCTCAACAGCCCGGGCGTCCTCAGTGAGGAGCTCGTGGCGCGCGGTGAGCGGCACTTCGTCGGTGTCGCCGCGGGCTCCGGCATCACCCCGGTCATCGCGATCGCGCGGTCCGTCCTCGCGAACGAGGACACGACGATGGATCTCGTCTACGCGAACCGCGCGGCGTCCGACGTCATGTTCCTCGAGGATCTCGCCGACCTCAAGGACCGTTACCCGAGCCGGCTCGCGCTCCATCACGTGCTCTCGCGCGAACAGCGCATCTCACCGATGCACTCGGGACGCGTCGACGCGGAGAAGCTCGGCATGCTCCTCGAACACGTCATCCGGGTCGGACAGGTCGACGAGTGGTTCCTGTGCGGACCGTTCGAACTCGTCCAGCTCGTCCGCGACGAGCTGGCGGCCCGAGACGTCGACAGCGATCGCGTCCGCTTCGAGCTCTTCTCGACGGGGCAGCCGGGCGAGGGCGCGCAGCGCTCGACCGGCCGGCCCGTCGTGAGCGACCCCGAGGGCGACAACGTCGAGATCGACTTCGTGCTCGACGGATTGAGCGGACAGGTCACGAGCCCACGAAGCGCGCGGGAGACGATCCTCAACGCCGCCCTCCGCGTGCGCCCCGACGTGCCCTTCGCGTGCGCGGGTGGCGTCTGCGGGACGTGCCGCGCGAAGGTCACCGCGGGCACGGTCGAGATGGCCGAGAACTACGCGCTCGAGGCGGACGACGTCGAACGCGGTTACGTGCTCACGTGCCAGTCCCGACCCACGAGCGACGCCGTGACCGTCGACTTCGACGTGTGA
- the paaD gene encoding 1,2-phenylacetyl-CoA epoxidase subunit PaaD: protein MAARPAPARAVRPENAADAAVWDVAATVNDPEIPVLSIADLGILRGAEAVGAHGARVTITPTYSGCPAMGTIEVDLERALAAAGFVDVRVELCLAPAWTTDWMTDVGRATLEEYGIAPPSGTAAVGANRGPVRVRLSVRCPRCGSLATREMSRFGSTSCKALYSCSDCQEPFDYFKVL from the coding sequence GTGGCAGCCCGCCCGGCCCCGGCCCGAGCCGTGCGCCCGGAGAACGCCGCCGACGCGGCGGTGTGGGACGTCGCGGCGACCGTCAACGACCCCGAGATCCCCGTGCTCTCGATCGCCGACCTCGGCATCCTGCGCGGCGCGGAGGCCGTCGGTGCACACGGCGCGCGCGTCACCATCACGCCGACCTACTCGGGGTGCCCCGCGATGGGCACGATCGAGGTCGACCTCGAACGGGCGCTCGCGGCGGCCGGCTTCGTCGACGTCCGCGTCGAGCTGTGTCTCGCCCCCGCCTGGACGACGGACTGGATGACCGACGTCGGCCGAGCCACGCTCGAGGAGTACGGCATCGCGCCACCGAGCGGCACGGCCGCCGTGGGCGCGAACCGCGGACCCGTGCGCGTGCGGTTGAGCGTGCGGTGTCCGCGCTGCGGCTCGCTCGCGACCCGCGAGATGAGCCGCTTCGGCTCGACCTCGTGCAAGGCCCTCTACTCGTGCTCCGACTGCCAGGAGCCGTTCGACTACTTCAAGGTGCTCTAG
- the paaC gene encoding 1,2-phenylacetyl-CoA epoxidase subunit PaaC: MSVQGFDSATRISAGSALIAEEIAARGDTVPRPSEDVGAYALRLGDDSLVLAQRLAWWISRGPEIEEDIALGNIALDTLGHARVLLTYAGSAWGRSEDELAYFRDEDEFRCVHLVQLENGDFGRTIARQLVWSAYAFELYVRLCDSADETLAAIAAKAVKEVDYHLDHATQWTLRLGIGTEESNRRMQAGLEDVWPYVDELFEDEELHDRLDGIAVRPSTLRAPAMERVTSVIGEAGLEVPSVAQARTGGRRGEHREQLGYLLAEMQVLARKHPGASW, translated from the coding sequence GTGAGCGTTCAGGGATTCGACTCCGCGACCCGCATCTCGGCCGGCTCGGCGCTCATCGCCGAGGAGATCGCCGCCCGCGGGGACACCGTCCCCCGCCCGAGCGAGGACGTCGGCGCGTATGCACTGCGGCTGGGTGACGACTCGCTCGTGCTGGCCCAGCGTCTCGCGTGGTGGATCTCGCGCGGCCCCGAGATCGAGGAGGACATCGCGCTCGGCAACATCGCACTCGACACGCTCGGGCACGCCCGCGTCCTGCTCACCTACGCGGGCTCCGCGTGGGGGCGGAGCGAGGACGAGCTCGCGTACTTCCGCGACGAGGACGAGTTCCGCTGCGTGCACCTCGTCCAGCTCGAGAACGGCGACTTCGGGCGCACGATCGCGCGGCAGCTCGTGTGGAGCGCGTACGCGTTCGAGCTCTACGTGCGGCTGTGCGACTCGGCCGACGAGACGCTCGCCGCGATCGCCGCGAAGGCGGTCAAGGAGGTCGACTACCACCTCGACCACGCGACGCAGTGGACCCTCCGGCTCGGGATCGGCACCGAGGAGTCGAACCGGCGCATGCAGGCGGGTCTCGAGGACGTGTGGCCGTACGTCGACGAGCTGTTCGAGGACGAGGAGCTGCACGACCGGCTCGACGGGATCGCCGTCCGCCCCTCCACACTGCGGGCGCCCGCGATGGAGCGCGTGACGTCGGTCATCGGTGAGGCCGGCCTCGAGGTGCCCTCGGTCGCGCAGGCGCGCACCGGGGGCCGACGGGGCGAGCATCGCGAGCAGCTCGGCTATCTGCTCGCCGAGATGCAGGTGCTCGCGCGCAAGCACCCCGGGGCGAGCTGGTGA
- the paaB gene encoding 1,2-phenylacetyl-CoA epoxidase subunit PaaB, which produces MTDQHPVRAADDVWRLWEVFVRSSRGLSHVHAGSLHAPDAEMALRNARDLYTRRNEGVSIWVVPAADITASDPDHKGAFFESAQGKAYRHATYYTKSEGVKHL; this is translated from the coding sequence ATGACCGATCAGCATCCCGTCCGGGCCGCGGACGACGTCTGGCGCCTGTGGGAGGTGTTCGTCCGTTCGTCGCGGGGCCTCAGCCACGTCCACGCGGGCTCGCTCCACGCGCCCGACGCCGAGATGGCCCTTCGCAACGCACGTGACCTCTACACGCGCCGCAACGAGGGCGTCTCGATCTGGGTCGTGCCCGCGGCCGACATCACGGCGTCCGACCCCGACCACAAGGGCGCGTTCTTCGAGTCGGCACAGGGCAAGGCCTACCGGCACGCGACGTACTACACGAAGAGCGAGGGGGTGAAACACCTGTGA
- the paaA gene encoding 1,2-phenylacetyl-CoA epoxidase subunit PaaA — protein MSDTVRNLQQTVDDVFDTDAAQAYFDAIIGDDSRIEPRDWMPDAYRKTLTRQVSQHAHSEIIGMQPEANWITRAPSLKRKAILMAKVQDEAGHGLYLYSAAETLGTPRDVLLEQLHTGKAKYSSIFNYPARSWADMGAIGWLVDGAAICNQVPLCRASYGPYGRAMVRICKEESFHQRQGWEILYELSHGTPAQKRMAQDAVNRFYGPALQMFGPPDDASPNSQQSMAWNIKRFSNDELRQRFVDMIVPQAEALELTLPDPDLAWNEERGHYDYGELDWDEFFGVIKGNGPCNAQRLARRVEAHENGAWVREAAREYARKQQAATAETAAVA, from the coding sequence ATGAGCGACACCGTCAGGAACCTGCAACAGACCGTCGACGACGTCTTCGACACGGACGCCGCCCAGGCGTACTTCGACGCGATCATCGGCGACGACTCGCGGATCGAGCCGCGGGACTGGATGCCCGACGCCTACCGCAAGACCCTCACGCGGCAGGTGTCGCAGCACGCGCACTCCGAGATCATCGGCATGCAGCCCGAGGCGAACTGGATCACGAGGGCACCCTCGCTCAAGCGCAAGGCGATCCTCATGGCGAAGGTGCAGGACGAGGCGGGCCACGGCCTGTACCTCTACTCGGCGGCCGAGACGCTCGGCACGCCACGTGACGTGCTGCTCGAGCAGCTGCACACGGGCAAGGCGAAGTACTCGTCGATCTTCAACTACCCCGCGCGCTCGTGGGCCGACATGGGCGCGATCGGTTGGCTCGTCGACGGTGCCGCGATCTGCAACCAGGTGCCGCTGTGCCGCGCCTCGTACGGGCCGTACGGCCGGGCGATGGTGCGCATCTGCAAGGAGGAGTCGTTCCACCAGCGCCAGGGCTGGGAGATCCTGTACGAGCTGAGCCACGGGACACCCGCACAGAAGCGCATGGCCCAGGACGCGGTGAACCGCTTCTACGGCCCGGCCCTGCAGATGTTCGGGCCGCCCGACGACGCGTCGCCGAACTCGCAGCAGTCGATGGCGTGGAACATCAAGCGCTTCTCGAACGACGAACTCCGTCAGCGCTTCGTCGACATGATCGTGCCGCAGGCCGAGGCGCTCGAGCTCACCCTTCCCGACCCCGACCTCGCCTGGAACGAGGAGCGCGGCCACTACGACTACGGCGAGCTCGACTGGGACGAGTTCTTCGGCGTGATCAAGGGCAACGGCCCGTGCAACGCCCAGCGGCTCGCGCGGCGCGTCGAGGCACACGAGAACGGTGCGTGGGTGCGCGAGGCCGCGCGCGAGTACGCACGCAAACAGCAGGCCGCGACGGCCGAGACCGCGGCCGTCGCCTGA
- a CDS encoding PaaI family thioesterase produces the protein MVSGPRPLREASPTTSDPVGAQHRVLDGDRSAEWMGTHIVRAERGHAEIRMRVRPEMLNGFGTVQGGFVFAFADTAFAIACNDPDETGSITVAQGVDVNFLRPAYEGQTLTARAHAVHEGRSGVYDIEVFAQGDDDEDATPIAIIRGRSRTVPDRR, from the coding sequence ATGGTCTCCGGCCCGCGCCCCCTCCGGGAGGCGTCCCCGACCACGAGCGATCCCGTGGGCGCGCAGCATCGCGTGCTCGACGGCGACCGCTCGGCCGAGTGGATGGGGACCCACATCGTCCGTGCCGAACGGGGGCACGCGGAGATCCGCATGCGCGTGCGCCCCGAGATGCTCAACGGCTTCGGCACGGTCCAGGGCGGATTCGTGTTCGCCTTCGCCGACACCGCGTTCGCGATCGCGTGCAACGACCCCGACGAGACGGGCAGCATCACGGTCGCGCAGGGGGTGGACGTGAACTTCCTGCGACCCGCGTACGAGGGACAGACCCTCACCGCGCGGGCGCACGCCGTGCACGAGGGCCGCTCCGGTGTCTACGACATCGAGGTCTTCGCGCAGGGGGACGACGACGAGGACGCGACCCCCATCGCCATCATCCGCGGCCGGAGCCGCACCGTCCCCGACCGGCGCTGA
- the paaK gene encoding phenylacetate--CoA ligase PaaK: MSRDELEALQLERLRWTLRHAYENVPFCRRRFDEHGVHPDDLVELADLRKFPYTTKDDLRENYPFGMFAVPMDRVPRIHASSGTTGLPTVVGYTRGDLDNWATVVARSFRISGTRPGDLVQNAYGYGLFTGGLGAHAGIEKLGCTVVPMSGGQTDKQIQLIEDFRPRVICCTPTYLLTILDAMRHRGIDPRATSLEVAVLGAEPWTNEMRREIEAGFDLRASDIYGLSEVMGPGVAGESAEYQDGSTIWEDHFLPEIVDPDDLTRVLDDGETGELVFTSLTKEALPIIRYRTKDLSQLLPGTARPAMRRMAKIKSRTDDMIILRGVNLFPSQIEEIALAIPGLSPHYHLELTRPGRMDELTVVIERREDCTPEAAAAASEELRRCVKIRIGSTVNVTVAEPMTLERSAGKLKRLHDLRGPVDHAG; this comes from the coding sequence ATGAGCCGCGACGAGCTCGAGGCGCTCCAGCTCGAGCGCCTCCGGTGGACGCTCCGCCACGCGTACGAGAACGTCCCCTTCTGCCGGCGCCGATTCGACGAGCACGGCGTCCACCCCGACGACCTCGTCGAGCTCGCCGACCTGCGGAAGTTCCCCTACACGACGAAGGACGACCTGCGCGAGAACTACCCGTTCGGGATGTTCGCCGTCCCCATGGACCGCGTTCCCCGCATCCACGCGTCGTCGGGGACGACGGGGCTCCCGACCGTCGTCGGGTACACGCGCGGCGACCTCGACAACTGGGCGACCGTCGTCGCCCGCAGCTTCCGCATCTCGGGCACCCGGCCGGGCGACCTCGTGCAGAACGCCTACGGCTACGGACTGTTCACGGGTGGACTCGGCGCGCACGCGGGCATCGAGAAGCTCGGCTGCACCGTCGTCCCGATGTCGGGTGGACAGACCGACAAGCAGATCCAGCTCATCGAGGACTTCCGGCCGCGCGTCATCTGCTGCACACCGACGTACCTGCTGACGATCCTCGACGCGATGCGGCACCGCGGCATCGACCCGCGCGCGACGTCGCTCGAGGTCGCCGTGCTCGGTGCCGAGCCGTGGACGAACGAGATGCGGCGCGAGATCGAGGCCGGATTCGACCTCCGCGCCTCCGACATCTACGGCCTGAGCGAGGTCATGGGTCCCGGCGTCGCCGGCGAATCGGCCGAGTACCAGGACGGCTCGACGATCTGGGAGGACCACTTCCTCCCCGAGATCGTCGACCCCGACGACCTCACGCGCGTCCTCGACGACGGCGAGACCGGCGAGCTCGTGTTCACCTCGCTCACGAAGGAGGCGCTGCCGATCATCCGCTATCGCACGAAGGACCTCTCGCAGCTCCTCCCCGGGACGGCCCGCCCCGCGATGCGCCGCATGGCGAAGATCAAGTCGCGCACCGACGACATGATCATCCTGCGCGGCGTCAACCTCTTCCCGTCGCAGATCGAGGAGATCGCGCTCGCGATCCCCGGCCTCAGCCCGCACTATCACCTGGAGCTCACGCGCCCCGGACGCATGGACGAGCTCACGGTCGTCATCGAACGGCGCGAGGACTGCACGCCCGAGGCGGCGGCGGCCGCGAGCGAGGAGCTTCGCCGTTGCGTGAAGATCAGGATCGGTTCGACGGTGAACGTGACGGTCGCCGAACCCATGACGCTCGAGCGGTCCGCCGGCAAGCTGAAGCGACTCCACGATCTGCGAGGGCCCGTCGATCATGCGGGCTGA